One window of the Niallia circulans genome contains the following:
- a CDS encoding small, acid-soluble spore protein K, with translation MGNVDNTNDVKLEGEPRAKTEYASKRANGTINTHPQERMHASSHRKPKK, from the coding sequence ATGGGAAATGTAGATAATACAAATGATGTTAAGCTTGAGGGAGAACCGAGAGCAAAAACAGAATACGCTTCGAAAAGAGCCAATGGCACAATCAATACACATCCTCAAGAGAGAATGCATGCTTCCTCACATCGCAAACCAAAAAAATAA